The Hymenobacter sp. DG01 genome has a segment encoding these proteins:
- a CDS encoding TolC family protein, whose product MQRPFFLLLAAWLLSFSAHTASAAPLGADTVRLTLSEAEQRFVSNNLSLLAQRYNVSAAEAQITQARLWDNPTISLEQNTYNQYTRKVLDVTKTGNSIVQVEQLFALAGRRKAATNAARQNALVEQFTFEDMLRTLRYQLRTTFYDLYFKQQSVSVYDMEVASFQRTVNSYQGQYQRGNIALKEVVRLKAFLFQLRNERQALLSDIAAQQTDLRTLMRDTTGTYYLPTADPNRLRALSLSGRTEQQLIDSAQTNRADLKARQAAVQAQAQNLRLQRALATPDLAVGYTYDRAGNYIQNYNAVTLGIAVPIFNRNQGNIRTAQNQVEVSKALLGQQQLQVQNDVQEAWRLAGQTDALYQSSDRGTSDFDRLMQGIDESYAKRNLTVVEFLDFYESYKNNLVQLNSLRASRLRAFEQLNYAVGRPVFNAE is encoded by the coding sequence ATGCAACGTCCTTTTTTCCTGCTGCTGGCCGCCTGGCTGCTCAGCTTTTCTGCCCATACCGCTTCGGCCGCCCCACTGGGTGCCGATACGGTACGCCTGACGCTTTCGGAAGCCGAACAGCGCTTCGTCAGCAACAACCTGAGCCTGCTGGCTCAGCGCTACAACGTATCGGCGGCCGAGGCGCAGATTACCCAGGCGCGCCTCTGGGACAACCCTACCATTTCGCTGGAGCAGAACACCTACAACCAGTACACGCGCAAGGTGCTGGATGTAACCAAAACCGGCAACTCCATTGTGCAGGTAGAGCAGCTGTTTGCCCTGGCTGGCCGCCGCAAAGCGGCTACCAACGCGGCACGGCAAAATGCGCTGGTAGAGCAATTTACCTTCGAGGACATGCTGCGCACGCTGCGCTACCAGCTTCGCACCACGTTTTATGACCTCTACTTCAAGCAGCAGAGCGTGAGCGTGTACGACATGGAAGTAGCCAGCTTCCAGCGCACCGTGAACTCATACCAGGGTCAGTACCAGCGAGGTAACATTGCTCTGAAGGAGGTAGTCCGGCTGAAAGCGTTTCTGTTTCAGCTGCGCAACGAGCGCCAGGCCTTGCTCAGCGACATTGCCGCTCAGCAGACCGATCTGCGCACGCTCATGCGCGACACCACTGGCACCTACTACCTCCCCACCGCCGACCCTAACCGCCTCCGTGCCCTGAGCCTGAGCGGCCGCACCGAGCAGCAGCTAATTGACTCTGCACAGACCAACCGCGCCGACCTGAAAGCCCGCCAGGCCGCCGTGCAGGCCCAGGCCCAGAACCTGCGTCTGCAACGGGCCCTGGCTACCCCCGACCTGGCCGTGGGCTACACCTACGACCGCGCCGGCAACTACATCCAGAACTACAACGCCGTCACGCTGGGTATTGCCGTGCCCATCTTCAACCGCAACCAGGGCAACATTCGCACGGCCCAGAACCAGGTGGAAGTCAGCAAGGCGCTGCTGGGCCAGCAGCAGCTGCAGGTGCAGAACGACGTGCAGGAAGCGTGGCGCCTGGCGGGCCAGACGGATGCTCTCTACCAAAGCTCCGACCGCGGCACTTCCGACTTCGACCGGCTGATGCAGGGCATTGACGAGAGCTACGCCAAGCGCAACCTCACGGTGGTAGAGTTCCTGGATTTCTACGAGAGCTACAAAAACAACTTGGTGCAGCTGAACAGCCTACGCGCCAGCCGCCTGCGTGCCTTCGAGCAGCTGAATTACGCCGTGGGTCGCCCGGTATTCAACGCCGAATAG
- a CDS encoding efflux RND transporter periplasmic adaptor subunit yields the protein MNRIAAFLPLALSATLLGCSKSEDAAEPQKAKAGFSLSDQMLRELKIDTVRNEPVRNELTLSGQIATNGDKTVKVYPLVGGVVEQLTVELGDHVTKGQVLAVIRSGEIADLQNQNSTAGTDLDIARKNLQVLEEQYAAGLASERDVTLARKELQKAAGNVGKTRKQMNVYGVSADGTYTLRAPISGFITEKNVTDHMQFNADNVGNLFTVSNLEDVWIMANVFESDISKVKEGYAADVTTLSYPDKHFQGRIDKIFNVLDPESRVMKVRVRLPNPGYQLKPEMYAQIKIQNTEDQKMLAVPAKSVVFAKDRHFVMVFRDRQHIETREVQVAKTVGDVSYVASGLRDGERIISRNQLLVYDELND from the coding sequence ATGAACCGCATTGCCGCTTTCCTACCCCTGGCCCTGAGCGCAACCCTGCTGGGCTGCTCGAAATCAGAAGACGCCGCTGAACCCCAGAAAGCCAAGGCCGGCTTTTCACTTTCCGATCAGATGCTGCGGGAGCTGAAAATCGACACGGTGCGCAACGAGCCCGTGCGCAATGAGCTGACGCTTTCGGGCCAGATTGCCACCAACGGCGACAAAACCGTGAAGGTGTACCCGCTGGTGGGCGGCGTGGTGGAGCAGCTTACGGTAGAGCTCGGCGACCATGTTACCAAAGGCCAGGTGCTGGCCGTGATACGAAGCGGGGAAATTGCCGACCTGCAAAACCAGAACAGTACCGCTGGCACCGACCTCGACATTGCCCGCAAGAACCTGCAGGTGCTGGAGGAGCAGTACGCCGCGGGTCTGGCCTCGGAGCGCGACGTGACCCTGGCCCGCAAAGAGCTACAAAAGGCCGCCGGCAACGTGGGCAAAACCCGCAAGCAGATGAACGTGTACGGCGTATCGGCTGATGGCACCTACACGTTGCGCGCCCCCATTTCAGGCTTTATCACGGAGAAAAACGTGACTGACCACATGCAGTTCAACGCTGATAATGTGGGTAACCTGTTTACCGTGTCGAACCTCGAAGATGTATGGATTATGGCCAACGTGTTCGAGTCGGATATCAGCAAAGTAAAGGAAGGCTACGCCGCCGACGTAACGACCCTCTCCTACCCCGACAAGCACTTCCAAGGCCGCATCGACAAGATTTTCAATGTACTCGACCCCGAAAGCCGGGTAATGAAAGTGCGGGTGCGCCTGCCCAACCCGGGCTACCAGCTGAAGCCCGAGATGTACGCCCAAATCAAAATCCAGAACACCGAAGACCAGAAGATGCTGGCCGTGCCCGCCAAAAGCGTGGTGTTTGCCAAAGACCGGCACTTTGTGATGGTTTTCCGCGACCGTCAGCACATTGAAACCCGCGAGGTGCAGGTGGCCAAAACCGTCGGCGATGTGAGCTACGTGGCCTCGGGCCTGCGCGACGGGGAGCGTATCATCTCCCGAAACCAACTGCTGGTGTACGACGAGCTGAACGATTAG
- a CDS encoding efflux RND transporter permease subunit, with protein MNKFIQGIIAFSLKNRGFVFLMTLVVIVAGVMSYRNTPIEAFPDVTNTEITIITQWPGRSAEEIEKFVTAPIEIALNPVQKKTSIRSTTLFGLSVVKVIFDDGVDDAFARVQVNNLLDQADLPEGADPDVQPPYGPTGEIFRYTLKSKNKTTRELKTLQDWVVERNLKAVPGVADVNSFGGEVKDYEISVNPGKLQALSLTPLDLYNAIQRSNINVGGDVINEGQQNYVVRGIGLLNNIGDINNTVIKNVNGAPILVKDVAVVHESALPRLGKVGRGLNDDVLEGIVVMRKGENPSEVIARLQEKVALLNDKILPSDVKIQSFYDRQQLIDFSTETVIHNLLEGIILVTVIVFVFMADWRTTVIVSVIIPLALLFAFICLRLKGMSANLLSMGAIDFGIIIDGAVVMVEGLFVALDHKAHRMGMERFNKLAKLGLIKKTGRDMGKAIFFSKAIIITALLPIFSFEKVEGKVFSPLAWTLGFALLGALIFTLTLVPVLTSILLKKNVVEKDNFFVRGINRGSERFFSFTYARKTASLLFATVTVVLGLGCFHFLGSEFLPELNEGSIYVRAQLPLSISLDESNKLCNEMRRVFLSFPQVGDVVSQTGRPNDGTDPTGFYNNEFLVQLKHTPEVQAEMKHKDKREALIEHMKEKLARFPGVNFNFSQPITDNVEEAASGVKGSIAVKIYGTDLRLMEEKARQVYGVLRHIKGIDDLGVLRNIGQPELHVELDEQRMASYGVSKADANAVLEMAVGGKQASQMYEGERKFPIRVRYQEQFRQTPERIAALMVPTQSGKTIPLSEIATIGTVNGPSLIYRDDNQRFAAVKFSIRGRDMGSTIEEAQKKVEQVVSLPKGYSMKWTGDFENQRRATERLAQVVPVSLALIFFILFILFGNLKDAGLVLLNVPFAIIGGIAALLITHTNFSISAGIGFIALFGICIQNGVILISVFKQNMARKLSLDRSIHEGVTSRVRPVVMTALMATIGLLPAALSTGIGSETSKPLAIVVIGGLITGTLLTLFIFPLIFEKAYRAEHSKYADDFTLHPERHQPPVLVH; from the coding sequence ATGAATAAATTCATCCAGGGCATTATTGCCTTTTCGCTCAAGAATCGGGGCTTTGTGTTCCTGATGACGCTGGTCGTGATTGTGGCCGGGGTCATGAGCTACCGGAACACCCCCATTGAAGCCTTCCCCGACGTCACGAACACCGAAATTACCATCATCACGCAGTGGCCCGGCCGCTCGGCCGAGGAGATTGAGAAGTTCGTGACGGCTCCCATTGAAATTGCCCTGAACCCGGTACAAAAGAAAACCAGCATCCGGAGCACGACCCTCTTCGGGCTGTCGGTGGTGAAGGTGATTTTCGATGATGGCGTGGACGATGCTTTTGCCCGCGTGCAGGTCAATAACCTGCTTGACCAGGCCGACCTACCCGAAGGCGCCGACCCCGACGTGCAGCCGCCTTACGGCCCCACCGGCGAGATTTTCCGCTACACCCTCAAGAGCAAGAACAAAACCACCCGCGAGCTGAAAACCCTGCAGGATTGGGTGGTAGAGCGCAACCTGAAGGCGGTGCCTGGCGTGGCCGACGTCAACTCCTTCGGGGGCGAGGTAAAGGACTACGAAATATCGGTGAACCCCGGTAAGCTTCAGGCCCTGAGCCTTACCCCCCTGGACCTCTACAATGCCATTCAGCGCAGCAACATCAACGTGGGCGGCGACGTGATAAACGAGGGCCAGCAGAACTACGTGGTGCGCGGCATTGGCCTGCTCAATAACATCGGCGACATCAATAATACGGTCATCAAGAACGTGAACGGCGCCCCGATTCTGGTGAAGGACGTGGCCGTGGTGCACGAGTCGGCGTTGCCGCGTTTGGGCAAGGTAGGCCGGGGCCTGAACGACGACGTGCTGGAAGGCATTGTGGTAATGCGCAAAGGCGAAAACCCCTCGGAAGTTATTGCTCGCCTCCAGGAGAAAGTGGCCCTGCTCAACGATAAGATTCTGCCGTCCGATGTGAAGATCCAGAGCTTCTACGACCGGCAGCAGCTCATTGATTTCTCCACCGAAACCGTAATTCACAACCTGCTGGAAGGCATTATTCTGGTGACGGTTATCGTGTTCGTGTTCATGGCCGACTGGCGCACTACGGTTATCGTATCGGTAATTATTCCGCTGGCCCTGCTCTTTGCCTTCATCTGTCTGCGCCTAAAAGGCATGTCGGCCAACCTGCTGAGCATGGGGGCCATTGACTTCGGCATCATCATCGACGGCGCGGTGGTGATGGTGGAAGGGCTATTCGTGGCCCTCGACCATAAGGCCCACCGAATGGGCATGGAGCGGTTCAACAAGCTCGCCAAGCTGGGCCTGATCAAGAAAACCGGCCGCGACATGGGCAAGGCCATTTTCTTCTCCAAAGCCATCATCATCACGGCCCTGCTACCCATTTTCTCCTTTGAAAAGGTAGAGGGCAAGGTGTTCTCGCCCCTGGCCTGGACGCTGGGCTTTGCTCTGCTGGGCGCGCTCATCTTCACGCTCACGCTGGTACCGGTGCTCACGAGCATTCTGCTGAAAAAGAACGTGGTGGAGAAGGATAACTTCTTCGTGCGCGGCATTAACCGTGGCTCCGAGCGGTTCTTTTCCTTTACCTACGCCCGTAAAACAGCCAGTCTGTTGTTTGCCACCGTCACGGTAGTGCTGGGGCTGGGCTGCTTCCACTTCCTGGGCTCCGAGTTCTTGCCCGAGTTGAACGAAGGCTCCATTTACGTACGGGCCCAGCTGCCGCTGAGCATTTCCCTGGATGAAAGCAACAAGCTCTGCAACGAAATGCGCCGGGTGTTTCTCTCATTTCCGCAGGTAGGCGACGTGGTAAGCCAAACCGGCCGCCCCAACGACGGCACCGACCCGACGGGCTTCTACAACAACGAGTTTCTGGTGCAACTCAAGCACACGCCCGAAGTGCAGGCCGAGATGAAGCACAAAGACAAGCGCGAGGCCCTGATTGAGCACATGAAGGAAAAGCTGGCCCGCTTCCCCGGCGTGAACTTCAACTTCTCTCAGCCCATCACCGACAACGTGGAGGAAGCCGCTTCAGGCGTGAAAGGCTCCATTGCCGTGAAAATCTATGGCACCGACTTGAGGCTGATGGAAGAAAAGGCCCGGCAGGTGTACGGCGTACTCCGTCACATCAAGGGCATCGACGACCTGGGCGTGCTACGCAACATTGGCCAGCCCGAGCTGCACGTAGAGCTGGATGAGCAGCGCATGGCCAGCTACGGCGTAAGCAAGGCCGACGCCAATGCGGTGCTGGAAATGGCTGTGGGCGGCAAACAGGCCTCCCAGATGTACGAGGGCGAGCGAAAATTCCCTATTCGGGTGCGCTACCAGGAGCAGTTCCGCCAAACCCCGGAGCGCATTGCGGCCCTGATGGTGCCCACCCAAAGCGGCAAAACCATTCCGCTCTCCGAAATTGCTACCATCGGCACCGTGAACGGCCCCAGCCTCATCTACCGCGACGATAACCAGCGCTTTGCCGCTGTGAAGTTTAGCATTCGGGGCCGCGACATGGGTAGCACCATCGAAGAAGCCCAGAAAAAGGTGGAGCAAGTGGTTAGCCTACCCAAAGGCTACAGCATGAAGTGGACCGGCGACTTTGAAAACCAGCGCCGCGCCACCGAGCGCCTCGCCCAGGTAGTGCCCGTGTCCCTGGCCCTGATTTTCTTTATCCTGTTCATTCTGTTCGGCAACCTGAAAGATGCGGGCCTGGTGCTACTGAACGTGCCCTTCGCCATTATCGGCGGTATTGCGGCCTTGCTCATCACCCACACCAACTTCAGCATCTCGGCCGGTATTGGGTTTATCGCCTTGTTTGGCATCTGTATTCAGAACGGGGTAATTCTGATTTCGGTGTTCAAGCAGAACATGGCCCGCAAGCTCAGCCTCGACCGGAGCATCCACGAGGGCGTCACCAGCCGCGTCCGCCCCGTGGTGATGACGGCCCTGATGGCAACCATCGGGCTGCTGCCCGCTGCCCTCAGCACCGGCATCGGCTCCGAAACCTCCAAGCCCCTGGCTATTGTGGTGATTGGCGGCCTGATTACCGGAACCCTGCTGACCCTATTCATCTTCCCACTCATTTTCGAAAAAGCCTACCGCGCCGAGCATTCCAAATATGCCGACGACTTTACGCTCCACCCCGAGCGGCACCAGCCACCTGTGCTGGTGCATTAA
- a CDS encoding M1 family aminopeptidase, which translates to MTKAFLLSLGLLGAMPALAQSPVARPDSAATLPYRETARKVNALVHTKLDVRFDYSKRQLLGREWVTLQPVAYATDSLRLDAKGMDIKSVTMVNGNDTKTLKFDYNQEQMLVHLDKLYTPGQQYTVYIEYVAKPDELKTKGSQAITDAKGLYFINPDSTEAGKPRQIWTQGETEASSAWFPTIDKPNQKTTAEISMTVPARYVTLSNGALTSQKNNPDGTRTDTWKQELPHSPYLFMMAVGDFKITKDTWRGKEVSYYLEPKYAPFAKQIFGNTPEMLEFFSQRLGVDYAWNKYAQVVVRDYVSGAMENTSATLHGEFLQKDARGLLDAEYANGESVIAHELFHQWFGDLVTAESWSNLTVNESFADFSEALWAEYKYGQDAGDAHAYMNMRNYLRSPADAQKHLVRFHYADKEDMFDLVSYQKGGQILNMLRNYLTDDVFFAGLKKYLTDNKFGNGEAHQLRLALEAVSGQDLNWFFNQWYFSAGHPVVTIDYAYDAGRKEQTVTIKQTQPGQVFQLPMAVDVYVNGKAQRHQVVMRQATQTFRFPAASKPNLVNVDADKVLLWQKTDNKPFAEYAYQYKNAPRFVDRREAVAAAAQLPPTDAAARQLLLTALSDKYAGLRLSALSGLKLDDKAVQKAAAPAIRKQLAQEKNTNNQAAMLLALGELGDKKDTKAFTQALNSQSYAVQGAALQGLASVQPKQALAKAQALQKDANGTVAAAVAAVYAEYGDASTWAYVRDQFDAAGPQGKFQMLESLVGFMSRLNDATVLNEGVERLQKLAVQYKKYGVDEPILAMLDKVQQNKPADQKAKVQAAMQAIRQAQ; encoded by the coding sequence ATGACGAAAGCTTTTCTGCTGAGCCTCGGCCTGCTGGGTGCTATGCCCGCCCTGGCCCAGTCGCCTGTCGCCCGCCCCGATTCCGCCGCTACCCTCCCCTACCGCGAAACCGCCCGCAAAGTCAACGCCCTGGTGCACACCAAGCTGGATGTGCGCTTCGACTACTCCAAGCGTCAGCTGCTGGGCCGCGAGTGGGTGACATTGCAGCCCGTGGCCTACGCTACTGATTCCCTGCGCCTCGATGCGAAAGGCATGGATATCAAGTCGGTGACGATGGTAAACGGCAACGATACCAAAACGCTGAAGTTCGACTACAACCAGGAGCAGATGTTAGTGCACCTGGATAAGCTTTACACGCCCGGCCAGCAGTACACCGTGTACATTGAGTACGTGGCCAAGCCCGATGAACTGAAAACCAAGGGCAGCCAAGCCATTACCGACGCCAAAGGACTGTACTTCATCAACCCCGACAGCACCGAGGCCGGCAAGCCTCGCCAAATCTGGACCCAGGGCGAGACGGAAGCCTCCTCGGCGTGGTTCCCCACCATCGACAAGCCAAACCAGAAAACCACCGCTGAAATCAGTATGACGGTGCCTGCCCGCTACGTCACGCTCAGCAACGGGGCCCTGACCAGCCAGAAAAACAACCCCGACGGCACCCGCACCGACACCTGGAAGCAGGAGCTGCCTCACTCGCCCTACCTCTTCATGATGGCCGTGGGCGACTTCAAGATTACCAAGGATACCTGGCGGGGCAAGGAAGTAAGCTATTACCTCGAGCCCAAGTACGCGCCCTTCGCCAAGCAGATTTTTGGCAATACGCCCGAAATGCTGGAGTTTTTCTCCCAGCGTCTGGGGGTAGATTACGCCTGGAATAAGTACGCGCAGGTAGTGGTGCGCGACTACGTGAGCGGGGCCATGGAAAACACCTCGGCAACTCTGCACGGGGAATTTCTGCAGAAAGATGCCCGCGGCTTGCTGGATGCCGAGTACGCCAACGGCGAGTCGGTTATTGCCCACGAGTTGTTCCACCAATGGTTCGGCGACCTGGTAACGGCGGAAAGCTGGAGCAACCTGACGGTAAATGAGTCATTTGCCGACTTTTCAGAAGCCTTGTGGGCCGAGTACAAGTACGGCCAGGACGCCGGCGACGCCCACGCCTACATGAACATGCGCAACTATCTGCGCAGCCCCGCCGATGCCCAGAAGCACCTCGTGCGCTTCCACTACGCCGACAAGGAAGACATGTTTGATTTGGTGAGCTACCAGAAGGGCGGCCAGATCCTGAACATGCTGCGCAACTACCTCACCGATGATGTATTCTTTGCCGGCCTGAAAAAGTACCTCACCGACAACAAGTTCGGCAACGGCGAAGCCCACCAGCTGCGCTTAGCCCTGGAAGCTGTATCGGGCCAGGATCTGAACTGGTTTTTCAACCAGTGGTACTTCAGCGCCGGCCATCCAGTAGTTACCATCGACTACGCTTACGATGCCGGCCGCAAGGAGCAGACGGTTACTATCAAGCAAACTCAGCCCGGCCAGGTATTCCAGCTGCCCATGGCCGTGGATGTGTACGTGAACGGCAAAGCTCAGCGCCATCAAGTAGTGATGCGCCAGGCAACTCAAACGTTCCGCTTCCCGGCCGCCAGCAAGCCTAACCTGGTGAACGTGGATGCTGATAAGGTGCTGTTGTGGCAAAAAACCGACAACAAGCCCTTCGCCGAGTACGCTTACCAGTACAAAAACGCCCCGCGTTTCGTGGATCGTCGGGAGGCTGTAGCGGCCGCTGCCCAACTGCCCCCCACCGACGCTGCCGCCCGCCAGCTTCTGCTCACGGCCCTCAGCGACAAGTACGCCGGCCTGCGCCTCTCGGCTCTCTCTGGTTTGAAGCTCGACGACAAAGCTGTGCAGAAAGCCGCTGCACCTGCCATCCGCAAGCAGCTGGCCCAGGAAAAGAACACCAACAACCAGGCGGCTATGCTGCTGGCCCTGGGTGAGCTGGGCGACAAAAAGGATACGAAAGCCTTCACGCAGGCACTCAACAGCCAGTCGTACGCAGTGCAGGGCGCGGCCCTGCAGGGCCTGGCTTCGGTGCAGCCCAAGCAGGCCCTGGCGAAAGCGCAGGCCCTCCAGAAAGACGCGAATGGGACCGTTGCCGCTGCCGTAGCCGCCGTGTACGCTGAGTACGGCGACGCCAGCACCTGGGCCTACGTACGCGACCAGTTCGATGCGGCCGGTCCCCAGGGCAAGTTTCAGATGCTGGAAAGCCTGGTAGGCTTCATGTCGCGCCTGAACGATGCTACCGTGCTGAATGAAGGTGTTGAACGCCTGCAGAAGCTGGCCGTGCAGTACAAGAAGTACGGGGTAGATGAGCCCATCCTGGCTATGCTGGACAAGGTGCAGCAGAACAAACCCGCTGACCAAAAAGCCAAAGTGCAGGCCGCTATGCAGGCCATCAGGCAGGCTCAGTAA
- a CDS encoding transporter produces the protein MTTLLTAGTLLLAGPACTLAQTTDPNLGNEESPFVRLIRPDRPGQTITTNMLYPGQFQLETGLTRYDGGSSVGYAGRTAWGSTLRVGFFNHIELRATQNYLLTPATRPLTAEGAPTPFAGPAGFAPLNVGAKFLASTVQNARSQVVVLFDMNLRNGDASFQNKQFEPGARLLVSQQLGQRFGLEGNLGFRQQGFKAEGTKQGQYLTTLALNGPISANNHLGFFAETYATWQRQQGWRPGLTSGLFFRPTPGLRLDVTAAHGLTPAAGGFNVGAGLSMRLGK, from the coding sequence ATGACCACTCTGCTGACCGCTGGCACGCTGCTGCTTGCCGGCCCGGCCTGCACCCTGGCCCAAACCACTGACCCCAACCTCGGCAATGAGGAGTCGCCGTTTGTGCGCCTCATCCGCCCCGACCGGCCGGGTCAGACCATCACCACCAACATGCTCTATCCGGGCCAGTTTCAGTTAGAAACCGGCCTTACCCGCTATGACGGGGGTAGCAGCGTAGGCTACGCCGGGCGCACGGCCTGGGGTAGTACCTTGCGGGTAGGTTTTTTCAACCACATTGAGCTGCGCGCCACCCAGAACTATCTGCTTACGCCTGCTACCCGCCCGCTCACGGCCGAAGGGGCTCCTACCCCATTTGCCGGCCCGGCGGGCTTCGCGCCGCTGAACGTAGGGGCGAAGTTTCTGGCCTCCACGGTGCAGAACGCCCGCTCCCAGGTGGTAGTGCTCTTCGATATGAACCTGCGCAACGGCGATGCCTCCTTCCAGAACAAGCAGTTCGAGCCCGGCGCCCGCCTGTTGGTGTCGCAGCAGCTAGGGCAGCGGTTTGGGCTGGAAGGCAACCTGGGCTTCCGGCAGCAGGGCTTTAAGGCCGAAGGCACCAAGCAGGGCCAGTACCTGACGACCCTGGCCCTCAACGGCCCGATTTCCGCCAACAACCACCTGGGCTTCTTTGCCGAGACGTACGCCACCTGGCAGCGCCAACAAGGCTGGCGGCCGGGCCTCACCTCGGGTCTGTTCTTCCGCCCTACCCCCGGTTTGCGCCTGGACGTGACGGCGGCCCACGGCCTGACGCCCGCAGCGGGCGGCTTCAATGTAGGGGCCGGCCTGAGCATGCGCCTAGGCAAATAG
- a CDS encoding M20/M25/M40 family metallo-hydrolase, which yields MSAGTVERVVRTLAADDMQGRASGKPGGQKAAQFLAAEFQRTGLQPLPGLKGFEQSFPTYEIRTAAAFVSINGTNLSPDKMLLVSGQPHLNWTEDDEPAARIVTVGADGNLLREARPLLEPRENTIVFVDPAQAAAFKRLAGYLQRGGLRPEKPAPFTTLFVLGAAPPAPLKFRVAATTTIRTVELRNIVGMLPGKDAARAPEQVVFSGHYDHIGILPAVQGDSIANGADDDASGTSAVVALAEYFKQKNDNARSLVFVAFVAEEIGGFGARYFSQQLDPKQVVAMFNIEMIGKEAKFGPNSAFITGFDKSDFGKLLQEGAKGTTFRFEPDPYPEQNLFYRSDNATLARLGVPAHTISTDQIPDDKRYHSVDDEVESLNLVNMTNVISAIGRSAAGIISGQQTPTRIAPESVKQ from the coding sequence GTGTCGGCTGGCACGGTAGAGCGGGTTGTACGCACGCTGGCCGCCGATGATATGCAGGGCCGGGCCTCCGGCAAACCCGGTGGGCAAAAAGCGGCCCAGTTTCTGGCGGCCGAGTTTCAGCGCACCGGGTTGCAGCCCCTGCCGGGCCTGAAAGGCTTCGAGCAGAGCTTCCCGACCTACGAAATACGTACGGCCGCTGCCTTCGTATCCATTAACGGCACCAACCTCAGCCCCGACAAGATGCTGCTGGTGTCGGGGCAGCCTCACCTGAACTGGACCGAGGACGATGAGCCCGCAGCCCGCATCGTAACCGTTGGGGCCGATGGTAACCTTCTGCGCGAAGCCCGGCCCCTGCTGGAGCCCCGCGAAAACACCATTGTATTCGTTGATCCGGCCCAGGCCGCAGCCTTCAAGCGCCTGGCCGGCTACCTGCAGCGCGGCGGCCTGCGCCCCGAAAAGCCCGCGCCGTTTACCACCCTGTTTGTGCTGGGCGCTGCCCCGCCCGCGCCCCTGAAGTTCCGGGTGGCGGCCACCACCACCATCCGGACGGTGGAGCTGCGCAACATTGTGGGAATGCTACCGGGCAAAGATGCTGCCCGCGCCCCTGAGCAGGTAGTCTTCAGCGGCCATTACGACCACATCGGGATTCTGCCGGCCGTGCAGGGCGACTCCATTGCCAACGGTGCCGACGATGACGCCAGCGGCACCTCGGCCGTAGTAGCCTTGGCCGAGTACTTCAAGCAGAAAAATGACAACGCCCGCTCCCTCGTATTCGTGGCCTTCGTAGCCGAGGAAATCGGGGGCTTTGGGGCGCGCTACTTCTCCCAGCAGCTGGACCCCAAGCAGGTGGTGGCCATGTTTAACATTGAAATGATTGGCAAAGAGGCGAAGTTCGGTCCCAACTCCGCCTTTATCACGGGCTTCGATAAGTCGGATTTTGGCAAGCTGCTGCAGGAAGGCGCCAAGGGCACTACCTTCCGTTTCGAGCCCGACCCCTATCCCGAGCAAAACCTGTTCTACCGCTCCGACAACGCCACCCTGGCCCGCCTGGGCGTGCCGGCCCACACCATCAGCACCGACCAGATTCCGGACGATAAACGCTACCACAGCGTGGACGATGAAGTGGAAAGCCTGAACCTAGTAAATATGACCAACGTCATCTCGGCCATCGGCCGCAGCGCCGCCGGCATCATCAGCGGCCAGCAAACCCCCACGCGCATCGCTCCGGAATCGGTGAAGCAGTAA
- a CDS encoding META domain-containing protein produces the protein MSDCPMRKPAVLSSILLSCLLLAGACQPQRATTSAPAISNSTPAATPAAPLRGTHWALRLLNGQPLTPTPAQEVYMQLGAAEQQAQGQAGCNRFRGTFELPAEGQLRFGALLSTRMACPDLPTETRFMAALTATRFYRISGDTLYLHGEGASDTLATLLAQKQ, from the coding sequence ATGTCTGACTGCCCAATGCGCAAGCCGGCCGTTCTTTCTTCCATCCTCCTGAGCTGCCTGCTGCTTGCGGGAGCCTGCCAGCCACAGCGGGCTACCACCTCCGCGCCGGCCATCAGCAACAGCACACCAGCCGCTACCCCGGCAGCGCCTTTACGGGGCACGCACTGGGCGCTGCGCCTGCTCAACGGGCAGCCCCTCACCCCCACTCCGGCCCAGGAAGTGTACATGCAGTTGGGAGCCGCCGAGCAACAGGCCCAAGGACAGGCCGGCTGCAACCGTTTTCGGGGTACTTTCGAGCTGCCCGCCGAGGGCCAGCTGCGGTTTGGCGCCCTGCTGTCCACCCGCATGGCCTGCCCGGACCTGCCCACCGAAACCCGATTTATGGCCGCTCTGACCGCCACACGCTTCTACCGTATCAGCGGCGACACCCTGTACCTGCACGGCGAGGGAGCCTCTGACACCCTGGCTACCCTACTGGCCCAAAAACAATAA